One window of Microbacterium sp. Root61 genomic DNA carries:
- a CDS encoding MDR family MFS transporter, which yields MTHRMILFVIFGLMAGMFLSALDQTVVGTAIRTIGDDLHGLSQQAWVTTAYLIVSTISTPIYGKLSDIYGRRPLFIFAIVVFIIGSILASFSTSMIQLAAFRAIQGLGAGGLMSMPLAIMGDILAPRERAKYQGYFLAVFGISSVIGPLVGGLFAGADEILGIAGWRWVFLINVPIGLAALAIVLRFLHIPRHPRHSVRIDWWGAATVILALVPLLLVAEQGREWGWDSPIAIACYIVGGIGIIAFIVSEMLMKDDALIPLKLFRSPTFSMATVIGVLVGFGMFGAMLTLPLYLQLVLGSTPTQSGLQLLPMILGLMIASIASGQLIARTGRYRMFPILGTLLMTAGFFWLTFLQYDRSYWFIAGAMLLIGLGLGQLMQTLTIASQNSVGLRDMGVATSSSTFFRQIGGTLGTAVLLSLMFTVLPANVQVAFDDTSTLTQSLDAALDPAVASAPQNEAIMQQIYAPIVAKLTSATTTKIEDGLTQATDAATKAVADKVAAGEIPAGAQAEATAAAVAQARAAASAQIEKEIPVAQIDADGSVTLDFSDAAARESYVASIAPVLEDQFASGGGTTMNGDALNDTSFLTGADPRLSKPFLVAFNASSVQVYRVAMWVLLVAFILSLFFRTPPLRAKSALQEAADEASAEEEEMRARRASDDTGAFVAP from the coding sequence ATGACCCACCGGATGATCCTCTTCGTGATCTTCGGCCTGATGGCGGGGATGTTCCTGTCCGCCCTGGACCAGACGGTCGTGGGAACCGCCATCCGTACCATCGGCGATGATCTGCACGGTCTCAGCCAGCAGGCGTGGGTCACCACGGCCTACCTGATCGTCTCGACGATCTCGACCCCCATCTACGGGAAGCTCTCCGACATCTACGGCCGCCGGCCGCTGTTCATCTTCGCGATCGTCGTCTTCATCATCGGGTCGATCCTCGCGAGCTTCTCCACCTCCATGATCCAACTCGCCGCATTCCGCGCCATCCAGGGGCTGGGCGCGGGCGGCCTGATGTCGATGCCGCTCGCGATCATGGGCGACATCCTCGCGCCGCGCGAGCGGGCGAAATACCAGGGGTACTTCCTGGCCGTGTTCGGCATCTCCAGCGTCATCGGACCGCTCGTGGGCGGGCTGTTCGCGGGCGCCGACGAGATCCTCGGGATCGCCGGCTGGCGATGGGTCTTCCTCATCAACGTGCCGATCGGCCTGGCCGCTCTGGCCATCGTGCTGCGCTTCCTGCACATTCCACGACACCCGCGACACTCCGTGCGCATCGACTGGTGGGGTGCGGCCACCGTCATCCTGGCGCTGGTGCCCCTCCTGCTGGTCGCCGAGCAAGGACGCGAATGGGGCTGGGATTCGCCGATCGCGATCGCCTGCTACATCGTCGGCGGCATCGGCATCATCGCCTTCATCGTCTCCGAGATGCTGATGAAGGACGACGCGCTGATCCCGCTCAAGCTCTTCCGCTCCCCCACCTTCTCGATGGCGACGGTCATCGGCGTGCTCGTCGGGTTCGGCATGTTCGGAGCGATGCTGACGCTGCCCCTCTACCTGCAGCTGGTGCTCGGCTCCACCCCGACGCAGAGCGGCCTGCAGCTGCTGCCGATGATCCTCGGGCTGATGATCGCCTCCATCGCGAGCGGGCAGCTCATCGCGCGAACCGGCCGGTATCGGATGTTCCCGATCCTGGGCACCCTGCTCATGACCGCCGGGTTCTTCTGGCTGACATTCCTGCAGTACGACCGGTCGTACTGGTTCATCGCCGGGGCGATGCTGCTGATCGGGCTCGGTCTCGGTCAGCTCATGCAGACGCTCACCATCGCGAGCCAGAACTCGGTCGGGCTGCGCGACATGGGTGTCGCGACCAGCTCGTCCACCTTCTTCCGGCAGATCGGCGGGACACTCGGCACGGCGGTGCTGCTCTCGTTGATGTTCACGGTGCTGCCGGCGAACGTGCAGGTCGCGTTCGACGACACGAGCACGCTCACGCAGTCGCTGGACGCGGCGCTGGATCCGGCGGTGGCGTCGGCACCGCAGAACGAGGCGATCATGCAGCAGATCTATGCGCCCATCGTCGCGAAGCTGACCTCCGCCACGACGACGAAGATCGAGGACGGCCTGACCCAGGCGACGGACGCCGCGACCAAGGCCGTCGCGGACAAGGTCGCAGCCGGGGAGATCCCGGCCGGTGCGCAGGCGGAGGCGACGGCGGCGGCCGTCGCGCAGGCCCGCGCCGCGGCATCCGCTCAGATCGAGAAGGAGATCCCGGTCGCCCAGATCGACGCCGACGGCTCGGTGACGCTGGACTTCTCGGATGCGGCCGCACGCGAGTCCTACGTGGCGTCGATCGCCCCCGTCCTGGAGGACCAGTTCGCCTCCGGCGGCGGCACCACGATGAACGGAGACGCACTGAACGACACCTCGTTCCTGACCGGTGCGGATCCACGATTGAGCAAGCCGTTCCTGGTCGCGTTCAACGCCTCATCGGTGCAGGTGTATCGCGTGGCCATGTGGGTGCTGTTGGTGGCGTTCATCCTGTCGCTGTTCTTCAGGACGCCGCCGCTGCGTGCGAAGTCGGCACTTCAGGAGGCCGCGGATGAAGCCTCTGCCGAGGAGGAGGAGATGCGCGCCCGGCGAGCGAGCGACGACACCGGCGCCTTCGTGGCGCCATAG
- a CDS encoding PIG-L deacetylase family protein, whose translation MRKRWIALIVVASVLIVALVGVYWAGRSLFHMPTARGVDSVVGEIGGERVLGVFAHPDDEQTVNGLFWRAKDRDGAYTAMITATQGEAGHQVPVVARQEDLGMVRKAEALKNSFNLGVDEHEVWDYPDGGVPQVDEQELVDRLVASMKRIKPDVVVGFWPASGATGHKDHMEMGRVTELAIAQLQEEGGSYAGPDHLVYTISPTTALGMFGGEQGQIVVKNQPDPEYAMSAETGKKHEGWAIHASQADYLQSAYYLPAWLVYLLWDQEFYHVRDLAEDPIS comes from the coding sequence ATGCGCAAGCGCTGGATCGCGCTCATCGTCGTCGCGTCCGTCTTGATCGTCGCCCTCGTCGGCGTCTACTGGGCCGGACGCAGCCTCTTCCACATGCCCACCGCACGGGGCGTCGACTCCGTCGTGGGCGAGATCGGCGGCGAGCGGGTGCTCGGCGTCTTCGCCCACCCGGATGACGAGCAGACCGTCAACGGACTGTTCTGGCGCGCGAAGGACCGGGATGGCGCCTACACCGCGATGATCACGGCAACGCAGGGCGAGGCCGGACACCAGGTGCCCGTCGTCGCCCGCCAAGAGGACCTCGGCATGGTCCGCAAGGCGGAAGCCCTGAAGAACAGCTTCAACCTGGGCGTCGATGAGCACGAGGTCTGGGACTACCCGGACGGCGGCGTCCCTCAGGTCGACGAGCAGGAGCTCGTGGACCGCCTGGTCGCATCGATGAAGCGGATCAAGCCCGACGTCGTCGTCGGGTTCTGGCCGGCCAGCGGCGCCACCGGCCACAAGGACCACATGGAGATGGGTCGCGTCACCGAGCTCGCCATCGCACAGCTGCAGGAGGAGGGCGGCTCGTACGCCGGCCCCGACCACCTCGTCTACACGATCAGCCCGACCACGGCGCTGGGCATGTTCGGCGGCGAGCAGGGACAGATCGTCGTCAAGAACCAGCCCGACCCCGAGTACGCCATGTCGGCCGAGACCGGCAAGAAGCACGAGGGCTGGGCGATCCACGCCTCACAGGCCGACTACCTGCAGTCCGCGTACTACCTGCCCGCCTGGCTCGTCTATCTCCTGTGGGACCAGGAGTTCTATCACGTGCGCGATCTGGCCGAAGATCCGATCAGCTGA
- a CDS encoding helix-turn-helix transcriptional regulator, which translates to MVKPTKVTNSIRALRETAGLTQADLASRIGVTRQTLIAIEQGRYSPTLELAFQISRVFAVGLDDLFQYPEE; encoded by the coding sequence ATGGTCAAGCCCACGAAGGTGACGAACTCCATCCGCGCCCTGCGCGAGACGGCGGGCCTGACCCAGGCCGACCTCGCGAGCCGGATCGGCGTCACTCGCCAGACCCTGATCGCGATCGAGCAGGGCAGATACTCCCCGACGCTCGAACTGGCCTTCCAGATCTCGCGCGTCTTCGCCGTCGGACTCGACGACCTCTTCCAGTACCCGGAGGAATGA